Genomic window (Arthrobacter sp. StoSoilA2):
GGTCACCCACCACTGCGGGTGCTACGCCTTTTGCGGCCAGCCCAGCCATGGTGCGGACGAAGTTGCGGCCCTCGCCCACTACCCAACTGCTCCGCACAATGTAGTGCCGCGGCACCGCAGCAACGGCAGCGTCTCCGGCCGCTTTACTTTGCCCGTAGACACCCAGGGGAGCGGGTGCCTCGTCCTCCCGATGCACAGCGGCGGTACCGTCGAACACATAGTCGCTGGATACATGGACAAGCGTCAGTGAATGTTCGACGGCGGTCCTGGCCAGGCGGGACACTGCGGCTGCGTTGATGCTCCAGGCGGCAGTGCGGCCTTCCGCTGTCTCCGCGGCATCGACTCCCGTGAAAGCTGCGGCGTTGATGATGGTGGAATACTTGCGCCAATCGGTGGCGAGATAGGAATTCTCTGCCGAGATATCGAACTCGGCCCGCCCTGCGAAGTCCACCGTCGGGTCGCCGTCGAACTCCTCTCTGAGCGCCTTCCCCAATTGGCCGTCCGCACCGAGTACCAACGTCCGCCTGGATTGCATGGGAGCTACGTCGCCCAATCGTGGATGGGTCCGGTCCTGGTCAGACACCACGGCCTCCTCCAGCGGGATGGGCCATGGTAAACCGACGTCTTCGTCGGCAAGGTTGAGGAACGTGTAGTCGGCCTGCGCTGCGGCACTCCAATGATCGTTGACCAGGTAGGTGTAGGCGGTATTGTCTTCGAGGGTCTGGAAGGCGTTGCCCACGCCCCGGGGAACAAAGATGGCTTCCATGGGGGACATCTCTGCGTGGAAAACCGTGCCGAAAGTCGGGCCCTGACGCAGGTCCACCCACGCACCAAAGATCCGCCCTGAGGCGAGCGAGATGAACTTGTCCCACGGTTCGGCGTGGATACCCCGGGTAGTCCCGCGTTTGGCATTGAAGGAGATGTTGTTCTGCACCGGCCCAAAGTCGGGGAGGCCCAAAGCCATCATCTTGCTACGGTGCCAGTTCTCCTTGAACCATCCCCGGTGGTCCCCGTGGACCGGCAGCCCGAAAAGCACCAGCCCGGGGATCGGTGTACTACGGGATGTCAATTCAGCGGGTCCCATGGTTAGTGGCCTTGGCCTGCGTATTTGGTCTCGGTCGCAGCTTTTTGCGGCCGCCACCAGGCTTCGTTGTCCTGGTACCAGCGGACGGTGTCAGCCAGGCCGGCGTCGAAGTCTGCAAACCGGGGGACCCAGCCAAGTTCCTTTCGAAGCTTGCTGGAATCGATCGCGTATCGAAGATCGTGGCCGGGCCTGTCAGTCACCAGATCGTAGGCTTCTGAAGGCTGTCCCATTTGCCGAAGAAGCTTCTCCACGACGTCCCGGTTGGACTGCTCACCATCAGCGCCGATCAGGTACGTTTCACCAATCCGCCCACGCTCCAGGATTGCGGCCACAGCCGCGGAGTGGTCCTCCACATGGATCCAGTCCCGTACATTGTGGCCGTTGCCGTAGAGGCGGGGACGGTTGCCATCCAGGATGTTGGTGATCTGTCGCGGAATGAATTTCTCCACGTGCTGATAGGGCCCATAGTTGTTGGAGCAGTTGCTGATGGTCGCCTTGAGGCCGAAGGAACGGACCCATGCCCTGACCAGCAGGTCTGAACCGGCTTTGGTTGCCGAGTAGGGGCTCGTGGGCCGATAGACCGAGGACTCGGTGAAACGCTCCGGATCTTCCAGGGCCAAATCCCCATACACCTCATCTGTGGATATGTGGTGGAAGCGGGTATTGTGCTTCCGCGCCGCTTCGATGAGCGTGAATGTACCTACGAGGTTCGTGTCCACGAACGGCCGGGGGTCCTGCAGTGAATTGTCGTTGTGTGATTCGGCAGCAAAATGGACCACGGCGTCAGCGGCTGCCGTCATGCGGTCTACCAGCGGGGCATCGCAGATATCGCCCTGGACGAATTCGAAGCGTTCAGGAGGCAGCCCCGCGAGGGACTCGATGTTACCCGCATAAGTGAGTTTGTCCAGGGCCGTGACATGGAGGCGTGAGTGCTCCATGATGTAGTGGATAAAGTTGCATCCAATGAATCCGGCCCCGCCGGTGACAAGGATTCTCTGCATGGCCATAGCGTAGCCGCCAATTGCGGCTATGTGCAGCGGGAAGGGACAGCTAATATGCGCGGCATCGTTCTTGCAGGCGGCACGGGCTCCCGGCTTCACCCAATAACGCTTGGAATCAGCAAGCAATTAGTCCCCGTATTCGACAAACCCATGATTTATTATCCGCTGTGCACGCTGATGCTCGCCGGCATTCGGGACATTCTGGTGATTACTACGCCCACGGATGCGCCACAGTTCGAGAACTTACTCGGCGACGGTTCCCAATTCGGCATAAACCTCACATATGCACAACAACCCACGCCTGATGGATTGGCTCAGGCATTCATCCTGGGGGAGCGGCACATTGGCAGCGGCAAAGTAGCGCTCATCCTGGGGGACAACATCTTCAACGGCCCCGGGATGGGTAACCAATTCCGCAAGTACGCGGACGTTGAAGGCGGCGCGATTTTCGGTTACTGGGTCAAGGATCCGAGTGCTTACGGCGTGGTGGAATTCGACGACGACGGGCTGGCCGTTTCCATCGAAGAAAAGCCAACGTCCCCAAAGAGCAACTACGCAGTCCCGGGCCTGTACTTCTACGACAACGACGTCGTCGCCATGGCAAAGGACCTCAAACCCTCGCCTCGAGGGGAACTGGAGATCACGGATATCAACCGGCAATACATGGAGCTCGGCAGGCTGCACGTGCAAAAATTTCCGCGCGGGACTGCCTGGCTTGATACAGGAACCTTCAGCGACCTCAACGATGCGTCAAACTATGTCCGCACTACGGAGAACCGGCAGGGCCTGAAGATTGGAGCGCCGGAGGAGGTGGCCTGGCGGATGGGATACCTGAATGACGACGAACTCCGCCAGCAGGCTTCCAAGCTCGCCAAGAGCGGCTACGGCAGTTACCTGCTGGATATCCTCGACCGCCAATAAGCCGCAACGCTAAGTCGCCGAGACGTCTTCCAAAGCGCGCGAGATCTCGGCCGGGAGAACCGTCAACTGGGCATCCAGCAATTCCTTGAGCTGGACTGCGTTGCGGGCTCCCACGATAGCCGTGGCAACGCCGGGACGCGAAAGCAACCAACTCAGGGATACGTCCAGGGGTGATCGTCCCAAACCCCGCGCGGCCATGGCGACGGCCTCCACCACCCGTGATGCCTTCGGTTCAAGGTAGGTCTCAACGTACGCAGCAAGTCTGCTCTGCGCAGCCCGGGAATCAGCAGGAATCTGGCCCCGGTACTTTCCGCTCAAGACACCACGGCCCAGGGGAGCCCAGGCCATCAGGCCGAGCCCGGCATCCTCCACGGCGGGAATGAGCTCTTCCTCCGGCTTTCGCTGCACCAGGGAATATTCGGATTGGTTGGCTACCAGCGTGAAACCAGCGACCGCCGCCGCTTTGGCTGTCTGCCACCCGTTGTAGTTGGAAATTCCCACATAGCGGGCACGTCCCGTCCTCTGCGCGAGCTCCAACGCTGACAGAGTCTCGTCCAAGGGCACATTCGGGTCCCACTCATGAACGAACCAGATATCGAGGTAATCGGTTCCAAGCCTTGCCAGGCTGGCGTCCAACGCCGACAACAGGGCACCCCGCGATGCATTGATGCTGCGCCTGGATTCCGACGACGAGACGCCGGCTTTGGTGGATATCACGACTTCGGAACGAGCCACGACATCGCCCAACATGGAGCCCAACATCGCCTCAGCCTGGCCTTGTGCATACGATGCAGCGGTGTCGATGACGGTGCCGCCTGCGTCCACGAAGGCGTGGAGCAACTCGGCAGCGTCCTGCTCATCCGTCTCCTGCGCCCAGGACATTGTTCCGAGGGACAAAGAGGAGACACGGAACCCGCTGTTCCCGACATAACGCTGCTGCATGCTGATAGCTTACGGGGAGTTCCCAGTCTTCATGACGTAGGGTCTATTCACGTGAACTGGATAGAAGCAGCCTTGCTGGGCCTGGTGCAGGGCCTCACCGAATTCCTCCCGATCTCCTCAAGCGCACACCTGCGGATCGTGGGCTCATTCCTTCCGAATGCGGCCGATCCCGGAGCCGCCTTCACGGCCATCACCCAACTGGGTACGGAGACGGCGGTCATCGTCTATTTCTGGCGCGACATCGTGCGGATCATTGGGGCCTGGTTCAGGTCCCTGAGCGGAAAAGTCCCACGGAATGATCCGGACGCCCGAATGGGATGGCTGGTGATCCTGGGCAGCCTTCCCATCATCGTGCTCGGGTTGTTGTTCCAGGACCAGATCGAGTCTGTCCTGCGGAGCATGTGGATAGTCGCCACCATGCTCATTGTCTTTGGCATGATCCTGGCGGTTGCCGACGCCGTCGGCCGCCAGGAACGGGATCTCACGGAGCTCAGCTACAAGCACGGCATCCTGTACGGTTTCGCCCAGGCAATGGCCCTTATTCCCGGCGTATCGCGGTCCGGCGGAACCATCACTGCCGGTTTGCTGATGGGGTACACGCGTGAAGCTGCGGCCCGCTACTCGTTCCTCCTCGCCATTCCAGCGGTTTTCGGCAGCGGCCTGTACCAGCTCTACAAAACGGTTTCCAAGGAGGGCCTGGCCGGTCCCTACGGCCTCCCGGAAACGGCACTGGCCACAGTCATCGCTTTCGTGGTGGGCTACGTGATCATTGGTTGGTTCCTTAAGTTCGTGTCCACACGCAGTTACAGGCTCTTTGTCTGGTACCGCATTCTTCTGGGCCTGGCCTTGTATGTCCTGCTCGGTTTCAATGTGATCAGCGCCTAGCACTAAGGTTGAGTCGTGAAATCGTGGACTTCCCGCCCTGTTCCTGAGCTGCCCGGCAGTATGCCCCAACTACGCCTCTTCGACACCGCCCTCGGCCGCGTCGTGGAGATAGAGCCGCAGCCGGAACAATCGATGTACGTCTGCGGTATTACGCCCTACGACGCCACCCATATGGGACACGCCGCAAGCTACGTGGCATTCGACCTCCTCAACCGGGCCTGGCGCGATGCCGGGATCCCGGTGGCCTACGTTCAGAACGTTACGGACATCGATGACCCGCTGCTTGAGCGCGCCACCGCCACCGGCGTGGACTGGCGTGAACTGGCGCAGAGCCAGATTGAACTGTTCCACACGGATATGGACGCCCTCAACGTCCTTGCTCCAAACCACTACATCGGCGCGGTCGAAGCCATTCCGGATATTGTGCCCGCCATCGAGCGGCTTATTGCCGACGGCGTCGCCTACCGCGTACAAGGCACAGACGGCGAACCCGACGGCGATGTCTACTACGACGTCGAAATGGCCGGCAAACGATCCGACGCCACGGATGCATGGACCCTGGGCGATGTTTCAGGCCTCGGCGAAGCGGAAATGCTTGCCCTCTTTGCAGAGCGTGGGGGCGATCCGGACAGGGCAGGCAAACGCCAGGCGCTCGATCCCTTGCTCTGGCGCGTAGCACGTGAAGGCGAACCCAGCTGGCCGGGGGCCGCCCTGGGCGACGGCCGTCCCGGATGGCACATCGAGTGTACGGTTATCGCGCAGAAATACCTGCCCGCACCATTCACCGTGCAGGGTGGCGGCTCGGATCTCATCTTCCCGCACCACGAAATGGGAGCCGGACACGCGTACTCGCTGGCAGGCGTTCCGCTCGCCAAGCATTATGCCCACGCCGGCATGGTGGGCCTTGACGGGGAAAAGATGAGCAAGTCCAAGGGCAACCTGGTGCTTGTCTCCAAGCTCCGCGCCGCTGGAGAAGAACCAGCCGCAATCCGCCTTGCAATCCTCGCCCACCACTACCGCTCGGACTGGTCGTGGACTGAGGCGGACTTTGCGGCAGCAAAGGATCGGCTGGCCCGATGGCGCAATGCCCGTGACGTTGCCCCCGCCGGTTCGGCCGCAACACTCGTTGAGGCCATGCGCCTGGAATTGGCCAATGACCTCAACGCTCCCGGAGCCATTGCCGCCGTCGATCGCTGGGCTGACGAGGCATTGCGGCAGAACGCACCCATGTCCGGGATTGACGCCGCCCTTATGGGCGATGCCGTAGACGCCCTGCTCGGGGTGGAGCTTTAAGGCCGGTCCTGCGCTAGGGCCGGTCCTTTCCGCGTCGCTTGAGGTAACGCTCGAATTCGCGTGCAATAGATTCGCCCGATGCTTCCGGGAGGTCCGCGGTGTCCTTGGCTTCCTCCAGCTGCCGCACGTAGGCGGCAATCTCAGGATCTTCAGTGGCGAGCTCATCGACGCCCCGTTCCCAAGCCTCTGACTCTTCTGCCAGTGCCTGGCTGTCCAAGGGAACCTGGAGCAGGTCTTCGATCTTGTGAAGGATGGCCAGCTGGGCTTTGGGCGATGGCGGCTGTGCGACGTAGTGGGGGACGGCTGCCCACAGGGAAACGGTTGGCAGCCCGGCCAGCATGGCGAACTCGGCCAGGACGCCAACAATTCCCACGGGTCCCTCGTATTGGGAGGCTTCCAGATTCAGCCGTTCCCGTAGCGAACTGTCTTCCGTGGTGGTGCTTACCGGAATTGGCCGGCTGTGGGGAACATCGGCCAGCAGCGCACCGACAAGAATGACCGAGTCCACCTTCAGTGCTTCCGCATGGACCAGGAGTTCTGTGGTGTATGCCCGCCAACGGTACGAAGGTTCGGTGCCAAGAACAAAAACCACGTCCACATTGCTGTCCGGAACCGACGCTTTGTAGATCCGCGTTGAGGGCCACTTGACCTTCCGCGCACCCGAGGACGTGCGGCGCACGGTGGGCCGGGTGAACTGGAAGTCGTAGTACTCCTCGGCGTCTACCGTGGCAACCTTCTTGCCGTCCCAGACTTTGTTCAAGTAGTGCAGCGCATCGCTGGCGGCCTCACCGGCGTCGTTCCAGCCTTCAAACGCGGCGATCATTACGGTGACGCGTTGGCCTTCCGCGGGTTCCTTAAGGAAACGCTCGGGCTCCGCGGTGATGTCCTGTCCTTCGGGGGTCCCGTCCACACTGTTCATCCACTCACCCTACGTCCAAGACCCTTGTGGATGCATGGCATTTCACGCCGGAGCGTGTCCTGTATTCGCCCACAGCGCAAGCCCGGCCGGAAGCGCCCCGCGTTCCACGTAGACTTGAAACCATGCCTTCGTCATCCGGTCAGCCCCTCCTCAAAGCCGTACTCTGGGATATGGATGGCACCCTTGTGGACACTGAGCCTTACTGGATCGCCGCCGAGCGCGCACTCGTGGAGGCGCACGGTGGGACATGGTCGCACCAGCAGGCCATGCAGTTGGTGGGTCAGTCCCTGCTTCACTCCGCCGCAGTGCTGCAAGCTGCTGGAGTCCGCCTTGAAGCCCGCGAAATCGTGGATACCCTCAGCGCACAGGTGATCATGCACGTCCGCAATGAAGTTCCCTGGCGCCCGGGAGCACGCGAACTGCTGGACGAATTGCACCAGGCAGGCGTCCGTTGCGCTTTGGTCACCATGTCCGAGGGCCCACTGGCCGGCGTTATCGTCGAAAGCCTTGCCAAGCCCTACTTCGAATTCCTGGTAACGGGAGACACCGTCACCAACGGCAAACCCCATCCGGAGGCCTACCTCACGGCTGTAGAACGGCTCCGCCTCGATGACCCGTCGCTGACCATCGATCACTGTGTTGCGTTGGAAGATTCCATTCCGGGCGCTACGGCTGCCCTGGCATCGGGCGTACTGACAGTGGGCATTCCCCACCAGGTTCCGTTGCCCGAGTATCCGGGCATGGTCATGTGGGAGACCCTGGTGGGCCGGACCGCAGCGGACGTCAGCCAGCTGATTGCCGACCGCGTCGCACAGGGAAACCTGTTTGAAGGGGCAAACTAGGTGAGCAGCTCCTCCACGCCCCATCATGCTGCCATCAAAAAGGACGGCATTCCATTGGGGAAAATCGCGGGAATCCGCGTATATCTCGCTTACTCGTGGTTCGTTATCGCCGGCTTCACGATCATCGTCTATGGGCCCGCCCTGCTGGTGCGCATGCCCAACCTGGGCATTTGGGCCTACTTTGTTGCCCTCGGTTATGCCTTGCTGCTCGCGCTCTCCGTCCTGGTCCACGAGCTTGCCCATGCGCTCAGTGCCAAAGCGTTCAACTGGCCAACGGAAAAGATTGTCCTGAACCTGTGGGGCGGGCACACCCAGTTCGAGAGCTTCACCGCATCCCCTGGACGCTCTGTCATCGTCGCCCTTGCCGGACCGGTGTCGAACTTTATCCTGGCCGGCGGCATGTGGGCTGTCCTAAGTTCAGGCGTCCTCGGTGGCGTCGCGGAAATCCTGGCAAACATCCTGATGTGGGCCAACCTGCTTATTGGCATCTTCAACGTTCTTCCCGGTTTGCCATTGGACGGCGGCCGGTTGGTGGAGTCGGCGGTATGGAAGGCCACGGGCAGCCAGGACAAGGGGACCATAGCCGCAGGATGGTCAGGCCGCGTCATCGTCGCCGCACTTGTCATCTGGTTCATCGGGGTGCCGCTCCTCAGCGGAGCACCCCTGGACATCAGCCTCATGCTTATCACCGTCCTCGTCTGTGGCTTCCTGTGGATGGGCGCATCGAGCTCAATCAACCACGCAAAGCTCCGCAGCCGCCTTTACCTCGTGAGCGCGGCCGGGCTCGCGGAGCCGGCAGTGGGCCTGCCGAACGCGGCCAGTGTGGCAGACGTCCTGGCGGTATCCCCGGCAGGGAGTCCCGCCGTCGTGATTTGCGGACCCGACGGAAAACCGCAGGGAGTGGTGGATCCGGGGGCAACTGCCGCGGTCCCTCCCGAGGCGGTAGCGACGACGCCGGTCACCGCCGTAGCGCACGCCCTCGCTGCCGGCGCCTACGTCCCGGAATGGTCCAAGGGCCAGGAGCTGATCCAGTATCTGGCGCGGCTGGAAGGCGGCGAATACGCTGTGGTGGACCACAACGGAACCGTGACCGGGCTGCTCCGCCAGCAGGCAGTAGTGACAGCGATAACAGGTAAAGAAGCCCGGGGCAGCGGGCGCGCCTAACACCCTTGCCGGTAGAGTTACGAGCCGGTCCATAAAACAAACAAAACAAACCATCCTTTTCGGCGCCCATACGGCAGCAACACACGGCGGCGCAACCGCCCAGGAGCGAGGAACACCACATGAGCAGCGAAACCGCCGCGGCTGAGACAAGCGCAGGCACTGTCACGGGCGCGGACACAGGCATCAACAAGCCAGCCACTGACTCTGCCACGCAACCAACCGGGGCAGCCCGCCGCCGTGGGCCGTTCCGCGTGGGCGAGCGGGTGCAGCTCACCGATGAGCGTGGCCGGATGAACACCATCACGCTTGAAGTGGGGGGAGCTTTTCATACCCACCGCGGTTTCCTGAACCACGATGAAATCATTGGCAAGGTTGATGGTTCGGTAGTCAGCAACAATATCGGGCAGCAGTACCAAACGCTGCGTCCCTTGCTTTCGGACTTCGTCCTGTCCATGCCTCGTGGCGCTGCGGTCGTCTATCCGAAGGACGCGGGCCAGATTGTCACGATGGCCGATATCTTCCCGGGTGCCCGGGTTGTTGAAGCCGGCGTGGGCTCCGGCGCGCTTTCCATTTCCCTGCTCCGTGCAGTCGGTGACGGCGGCTATCTCCATTCCTTTGAGCGCCGCGAAGAATTCGCCGATATCGCCCGGGGGAACGTCGAGACGATTTTCGGTGGCCCGCACCCCGCTTGGCAGATCTCCCTTGGTGACTTCCAGGAAGAAGTGGTCCGTGCCGAGGCGCCCGGCTCCGTAGATCGCGTAGTGCTGGACATGCTTGCTCCCTGGGAGTGCCTTGACGCCGTGGCAACGGTCCTGGCCCCAGGTGGCGTCTGGATCAATTACGTCGCAACGGTGACGCAGCTTTCCCGCACCGCCGAGGCCATCAGGGCTGACGGACGTTTCACTGAACCGGATGCCTGGGAATCCATGGTGCGCGGCTGGCACCTTGAAGGACTCGCAGTACGCCCGGACCACCGCATGGTGGCCCATACGGGATTCCTTCTGGTCACCAGGCGGCTCGCCGACGGCGTCACTGGAATCTCCGTCAAGCGGCGCCCGTCCAAGACCGAATTCAGCGAGGAAGACCTGAACGCATGGACTCCGGGAGCGGTAGGGGAGCGTGCCGTTTCGGACAAGAAACTCCGCCGTGCCGCACGTGACGCCATCGCCGGAACCAATGTCCAGGACGACCCCCCGGTCACAAACTGAAAAGGTCACAATAGGGTCCGCATTCCGGATGTCACCAAGCACCCTGAGCTTTTCGGGACTAAGGTCTTGTTAAGCGCAGGAAGGGGCTGATGAATCGTGGATACGTCGAACAACAACGACATTGGACGGCCGACGCCGGAGGAAGCTAACGCCGCTGCTGAAGAGGCAGCAAACCGGAGGCTTGCCGCCATCCAGCCGCCCGACCCATCCAGTGAATTGACCGTGGCCGAACGCCAGATCAATATCCTTCGGGACAAGCTTCGCCACATCGACCGCCAGCTTGCCGCCGCCACCCAAAACAACAGCAAGCTTGTCAGCATGCTTGAAACGGCGAAGGGCGAGATCCTTCGTTTGAAGGGTGCTTTGGAGCAGGAAGGGCAGCCGCCCTACAGCTTCGGAACGGTGGTACAGATCAACCCCCGCAGGCAGCCGGGCCCGGGTTCTTCCGGGCAGGCGGCCACGGAGGAATCCGTGGACATTTTCAATGCAGGCCGCAAGATGCGTGTTGGCATCAGCCCGCTGGTAAATGTCAACCAACTCGCAGTTGGCCAGGAAGTCCTTTTGAATGAGGCCCTGCTGGTGGTTGCCGGGCTCGGCTACGAACGGGCGGGTGAACTCGTTACGCTCAAGGAGATGCTGGGCAAGGACCGTGCGTTGGTAGTTGGCCGCGCCGACGAGGAACGCGTAGTCCGCCTCTCAGGAGCGTTGCAAAGCGTGCACCTGAAGGTAGGAGACGCGCTGTCGCTGGATTCGCGCACCGGCTATGCGCTGGAAAAAGTCCCGCGCGCTGAGGTGGAGAACCTTGTCCTGGAAGAAGTTCCGGACATCACCTATCAGGACATCGGCGGCCTTGGTCCCCAGATCGAACAGATCCGCGATGCTGTTGAACTCCCGTTCCTGCATCCGGACCTGTACAGGGAACACGGGCTCAAGGCGCCCAAGGGAATCCTTCTCTACGGTCCGCCGGGTTGCGGCAAGACCCTCATCGCCAAGGCCGTGGCCAATTCCCTGGCTGCCCGTGCCGCTGAGCGCGCAGGCAACACGGACCTCAAGAGCTACTTCCTCAACATTAAGGGACCTGAGCTCCTGGATAAGTACGTTGGCGAGACCGAACGGCACATCCGGCTGATCTTCTCCCGTGCCCGCGAAAAAGCGTCCGATGGCAGCCCCGTGGTGGTTTTCTTCGACGAAATGGATTCGCTGTTCCGTACGCGTGGAACCGGCGTGTCTTCCGACGTCGAAACCACCATCGTCCCGCAGCTGCTCAGCGAGATTGATGGCGTGGAGCGTTTGGACAATGTGATCGTCATTGGTGCCTCAAACCGCGAGGACATGATCGATCCCGCGATCCTCCGGCCGGGCCGCCTTGACGTAAAGGTCAAGATCCAGCGACCCGATGCCGAAGCTGCTGCGGACATCTTTGGCAAGTACATCACCACTGACCTTCCCTTCCATGCACAGGATCTGGCGGAGTATGGCGGAGATGTCCAAGCTACTGTCGACGCCATGATCCAGCGCACCGTGGAGGCAATGTATTCCACCGAGAAGTCGAACGAATACCTTGAAGTCACGTACGCCAACGGTGATACGGAAATGCTCTACTTCAAGGATTTCAACTCAGGCGCCGTGGTTCAGAACGTCGTGGACAGGGCTAAGAAGTACGCGATCAAGGATCTGCTGACCAACCATCAGAAGGGTCTGAGGATCGATCACCTGCTGCGTGCAGTGGTGGACGAATTCCGGGAACACGAGGACATGCCGAACACCACGAACCCTGACGACTGGGCAAGAATCTCAGGGAAGAAGGGCGAACGGATCACGTACATCCGTACGATCGTGCAAGGCAAGGCAGGCCAGGAACCTGGCAAGTCGATCGAGACTACAGCCAACACGGGTCAGTACCTGTGACGGCCAAAACCGAGGGTGTACCCGCGGAAAGGTTGCCTGTAGGCGGCGCCATGCGCGTCATGGGTTCCGAAACCGAGTACGGAATCCATGCGCCATCGGCGCCCGGGGCCAACGCCACCATGATGTCCGCCCGGATCATCCAGGCCTATGCGACGGTCACCCGCCAACGTGCCGCCGGGGGAGCGGAAACGCGGTGGGACTATACGGACGAAGAACCCTTGCACGATGCCCGCGGCTGGACGGTTGACCGGGCAAGTGCCGATCCCAGCCAGCTGACTGACCAGCCGCCAGTGCTCGACGCCGAGGCAGTCG
Coding sequences:
- the rfbA gene encoding glucose-1-phosphate thymidylyltransferase RfbA; the encoded protein is MRGIVLAGGTGSRLHPITLGISKQLVPVFDKPMIYYPLCTLMLAGIRDILVITTPTDAPQFENLLGDGSQFGINLTYAQQPTPDGLAQAFILGERHIGSGKVALILGDNIFNGPGMGNQFRKYADVEGGAIFGYWVKDPSAYGVVEFDDDGLAVSIEEKPTSPKSNYAVPGLYFYDNDVVAMAKDLKPSPRGELEITDINRQYMELGRLHVQKFPRGTAWLDTGTFSDLNDASNYVRTTENRQGLKIGAPEEVAWRMGYLNDDELRQQASKLAKSGYGSYLLDILDRQ
- the rfbB gene encoding dTDP-glucose 4,6-dehydratase gives rise to the protein MQRILVTGGAGFIGCNFIHYIMEHSRLHVTALDKLTYAGNIESLAGLPPERFEFVQGDICDAPLVDRMTAAADAVVHFAAESHNDNSLQDPRPFVDTNLVGTFTLIEAARKHNTRFHHISTDEVYGDLALEDPERFTESSVYRPTSPYSATKAGSDLLVRAWVRSFGLKATISNCSNNYGPYQHVEKFIPRQITNILDGNRPRLYGNGHNVRDWIHVEDHSAAVAAILERGRIGETYLIGADGEQSNRDVVEKLLRQMGQPSEAYDLVTDRPGHDLRYAIDSSKLRKELGWVPRFADFDAGLADTVRWYQDNEAWWRPQKAATETKYAGQGH
- a CDS encoding PAC2 family protein, translated to MNSVDGTPEGQDITAEPERFLKEPAEGQRVTVMIAAFEGWNDAGEAASDALHYLNKVWDGKKVATVDAEEYYDFQFTRPTVRRTSSGARKVKWPSTRIYKASVPDSNVDVVFVLGTEPSYRWRAYTTELLVHAEALKVDSVILVGALLADVPHSRPIPVSTTTEDSSLRERLNLEASQYEGPVGIVGVLAEFAMLAGLPTVSLWAAVPHYVAQPPSPKAQLAILHKIEDLLQVPLDSQALAEESEAWERGVDELATEDPEIAAYVRQLEEAKDTADLPEASGESIAREFERYLKRRGKDRP
- a CDS encoding bifunctional dTDP-4-dehydrorhamnose 3,5-epimerase family protein/NAD(P)-dependent oxidoreductase — its product is MGPAELTSRSTPIPGLVLFGLPVHGDHRGWFKENWHRSKMMALGLPDFGPVQNNISFNAKRGTTRGIHAEPWDKFISLASGRIFGAWVDLRQGPTFGTVFHAEMSPMEAIFVPRGVGNAFQTLEDNTAYTYLVNDHWSAAAQADYTFLNLADEDVGLPWPIPLEEAVVSDQDRTHPRLGDVAPMQSRRTLVLGADGQLGKALREEFDGDPTVDFAGRAEFDISAENSYLATDWRKYSTIINAAAFTGVDAAETAEGRTAAWSINAAAVSRLARTAVEHSLTLVHVSSDYVFDGTAAVHREDEAPAPLGVYGQSKAAGDAAVAAVPRHYIVRSSWVVGEGRNFVRTMAGLAAKGVAPAVVGDQWGRLTFASDIAAGIRHLITHQAPYGTYNLTSDGEPQSWAEIAQEVYRLCGVDPGKITTISTSEYAKPGMAPRPGSSVLDLAKIKSTGFAPPSAARRLAEIVNGGTFRM
- a CDS encoding undecaprenyl-diphosphate phosphatase translates to MNWIEAALLGLVQGLTEFLPISSSAHLRIVGSFLPNAADPGAAFTAITQLGTETAVIVYFWRDIVRIIGAWFRSLSGKVPRNDPDARMGWLVILGSLPIIVLGLLFQDQIESVLRSMWIVATMLIVFGMILAVADAVGRQERDLTELSYKHGILYGFAQAMALIPGVSRSGGTITAGLLMGYTREAAARYSFLLAIPAVFGSGLYQLYKTVSKEGLAGPYGLPETALATVIAFVVGYVIIGWFLKFVSTRSYRLFVWYRILLGLALYVLLGFNVISA
- a CDS encoding aldo/keto reductase encodes the protein MQQRYVGNSGFRVSSLSLGTMSWAQETDEQDAAELLHAFVDAGGTVIDTAASYAQGQAEAMLGSMLGDVVARSEVVISTKAGVSSSESRRSINASRGALLSALDASLARLGTDYLDIWFVHEWDPNVPLDETLSALELAQRTGRARYVGISNYNGWQTAKAAAVAGFTLVANQSEYSLVQRKPEEELIPAVEDAGLGLMAWAPLGRGVLSGKYRGQIPADSRAAQSRLAAYVETYLEPKASRVVEAVAMAARGLGRSPLDVSLSWLLSRPGVATAIVGARNAVQLKELLDAQLTVLPAEISRALEDVSAT
- the mshC gene encoding cysteine--1-D-myo-inosityl 2-amino-2-deoxy-alpha-D-glucopyranoside ligase, with the protein product MKSWTSRPVPELPGSMPQLRLFDTALGRVVEIEPQPEQSMYVCGITPYDATHMGHAASYVAFDLLNRAWRDAGIPVAYVQNVTDIDDPLLERATATGVDWRELAQSQIELFHTDMDALNVLAPNHYIGAVEAIPDIVPAIERLIADGVAYRVQGTDGEPDGDVYYDVEMAGKRSDATDAWTLGDVSGLGEAEMLALFAERGGDPDRAGKRQALDPLLWRVAREGEPSWPGAALGDGRPGWHIECTVIAQKYLPAPFTVQGGGSDLIFPHHEMGAGHAYSLAGVPLAKHYAHAGMVGLDGEKMSKSKGNLVLVSKLRAAGEEPAAIRLAILAHHYRSDWSWTEADFAAAKDRLARWRNARDVAPAGSAATLVEAMRLELANDLNAPGAIAAVDRWADEALRQNAPMSGIDAALMGDAVDALLGVEL
- a CDS encoding HAD family phosphatase translates to MPSSSGQPLLKAVLWDMDGTLVDTEPYWIAAERALVEAHGGTWSHQQAMQLVGQSLLHSAAVLQAAGVRLEAREIVDTLSAQVIMHVRNEVPWRPGARELLDELHQAGVRCALVTMSEGPLAGVIVESLAKPYFEFLVTGDTVTNGKPHPEAYLTAVERLRLDDPSLTIDHCVALEDSIPGATAALASGVLTVGIPHQVPLPEYPGMVMWETLVGRTAADVSQLIADRVAQGNLFEGAN